A genomic segment from Spinacia oleracea cultivar Varoflay chromosome 3, BTI_SOV_V1, whole genome shotgun sequence encodes:
- the LOC110783449 gene encoding secreted RxLR effector protein 161-like gives MVEEFKKAMMSEYEMTDLGEMKYFLGMQVRQRPGRIFLSQEKYADDLLKKFHMEDCKPFVTPIAPNEKLSKYDGMEKVDASIYRSLVGSLIYLTHTRPDIVHAVSIVSRFMSEPSKAHPTAAKRILRYLKGTKSYGILYKTEDDYKLTGYTDSDWAGSIDDRKSTSGYVFQLGTKAISWSSKKQATMALSSSEAEYIAATSASCEAVLAQENSW, from the coding sequence ATGGTCGAAGaattcaagaaggccatgatgtCGGAATATGAAATGACTGACCTTGGAGAGATGAAATACTTCCTTGGGATGCAAGTCAGGCAAAGACCAGGAAGGATCTTCTTATCACAAGAAAAGTACGCAGACGATCTACTCAAGAAGTTTCACATGGAAGATTGCAAGCCATTTGTCACACCAATTGCACCCAATGAGAAGCTCTCCAAATATGATGGCATGGAGAAAGTAGATGCCTCAATATATCGAAGCTTGGTCGGATCTCTCATATATCTTACACACACAAGACCCGACATCGTACATGCTGTTAGCATCGTGTCAAGGTTTATGAGCGAACCTAGTAAAGCTCATCCCACAGCGGCAAAAAGAATCCTCCGGTATCTCAAAGGCACAAAAAGCTATGGAATATTATACAAGACTGAAGATGACTACAAGCTCACGGGATACACCGACAGTGATTGGGCTGGTAGTATCGATGACAGGAAGAGTACAAGTGGCTATGTATTCCAGTTGGGAACTAAAGCCATTTCATGGTCATCAAAGAAACAAGCGACTATGGCTCTATCATCATCAGAAGCAGAATATATTGCAGCAACAAGTGCATCATGTGAAGCAGTCTTGGCTCAAGAGAATTCTTGGTGA